The genomic interval CTCCGATTTCAGAGACCACGActtgtgtctattttatttaccGATGttagatttctaaaaaaattaagtaggtacctgcctacgtagagattgattattatatgcattttattttaGATATGCAACTGGTTTGCTAACTGGCGTCGGAAATTAAAAAACGTAAACGCAGACCGAAACCAGCTGACATGGGGGCATCTCATTCGTACCTATAACGATCGAGCTCAAGGAAATGTGGAACAATTCAGCATTTGCTCCGACGACAGCATCTGGAGTGAGCCAGAACTTACCAGCCCTGAAACCGAACCTCTAGACCCAGATGAAAGATTCGAACAGAGTCCAGACTCGGCGATCATTTACAAGCAGGACGATACGGACGGATCCTCTACATCACAAGacaaatatgaaaatttcaacaacAATTCCAATGAAATAGAGCCATGTGAAAAGGCCAACTGCAATAGCAATACCATTACTAGCCCTGTACTTCTAAGCAAATGGCTAGAAAGTGCAGCTCGATTTCAGCCAAGTGAAGCTAACTACTCCTGGTGGGCGGAAGGAAGACGACGAAAGCAAGAAACTAAAATACAACGTACAGGACTTAATGCAATAAGGCACGACAGAGATGAAGTAGAAGCGGCCGTAGCACTCACGACGCTCGCAACAGCTACCAGCCGCCTTACTGCACCgtaatttttagttttgtattttGCCCTAAACAGTTCTGTCTAATTTCTATGTGTTAAGCTAAACAATGGTTGTCACATCGTTCATTTcccatataggtacctattatttcgAAATTCCAAAAGTTACGAAGAGTTACCTACCttgttagtaataaaatatctcATTGAGGTCAGTAAAACCTTGCTCAAAACTGTTTTTGTACTCTTATGTTTAAAGtccaataatttaatattaatgatAGTATTGATCTCTTTATAATACATGTATTTAGTCATACCAAATACCTACCAAAGATTGTGTTTTTGAAATACAAGAaaacttaatattaattataaatattaaaaattgtattaaaaagaaCTTGAGGTTTCATTTATTCAATGAATAGGACGAAATCTCATACAGGTGCTTCCACACAGcaactataaaataatagtaaacaTTTTATCGCAAAACTGTTTATAGCAAAAGTTATTAAATGTGttctgttattattattaaatgttttCTAACATTTCCCAATAAAACTAATCTGGAATGGTGATTATAAATGTTAGGAAATAACAGGTTTTACCAGTGTGGAAGCTTCGAAAACATCTCAACAGAGcctatctaatatttttaacccccgacctaaaaagagggatgtcataagtttgacatgtgtatctgtatatctgtgtatctgtctgtggcatcgtagctcctaaactaatgaaccgattttaatttagttttttttttgttctaaaggtggcgagagtgttcttagctataatccaagaaaatcggttcagccgtttgaaagttatccgctcttttctagttactgtaaccttcacttgtaggggtgttataaatttttaatttacacttgtagttaacATGTAACTGAATGATGAAACATGAAATGTTAGGCAATGTTATCTACATTTTCAACTGCTGTGTGGAATCTCCTGTAAGATGAAAACTGGAAGGAAAGGTATCAGTTAGTATTACGTAAAAAGATTGCTGGAATATGGACATCAGTGAAGAGGAAGCGCAGGGGCATATGGTACTGTAAAGCAACTAAACACACGAAACGAAAGATTGACTGTCAATGCACTACGGGAGGCTCCCCGCCGTCCAAAAAGACGCTCACCAAcagatcgataaatcacccactgtgCAAGCTCAAGATAAGAGCCCTTTTTAGGTAACACTGTATCTGAAGATATCGTAAATTCGTAACTAAAATGTAAAGACTTAAGTTGCGAGGCGTACCTACGCCACACATACACATGctttaagtatacctattcgGCATGTGAGTCGCTAATTTCAGCGCGAGTTTAAGGTCACCCATGCCTTACGCGACTTCAAAGATGCAAATTGTTCAAAAGGTTCATGGTATCACTAAATAAGCAATACAGcaacaaaatttaaaacttttactCACATACTCAAAAACTCCTTTCCATTTGTCTATAGCAAAAGTGAGAATCCAGTTCTTGCAACATTTTCATGGATCAACCAGAGATTTTCAATTAGGACTTCAATTAGCATCAAACATTGTGGTGGATCCAACAGTGTACACAGATAGATTCTGAAACATACTACTGAATAAAAATGGACATAAGGTTGATGTTAATTCACAGGTTGTTTGACCTAAAGAAACAAGCTTACCTATAAAAGAATTTGTTTTAACCACTACcttgttaatttttataaaatgaaaataataagaatctTAGTACATGTATGATATAAAAATGACGATAATGTACAGAAGACTTTCAAAATAGAAATCAATTAAGGTTGATTTTTTTGAGAATCTTTTCCCAAATCAGAGCGAATATCTCTAGCCAAAAAAATATGTCATTGAGGGGTAAATTAATACAGAGTGGGTTAACATTGTTTCTAGGAAAAAACCAACATTAATATGTATATTTCTCTTAATAGCCCTAAATACATCAATATTACAATCTACATCTTAACTCTCTACTTTTATATCTGTCTTGTTATCTTCTGGAGTTGGGCTGCTTTGTATTTCTATATGTTTGTCAAGATGTGACACAAGCATCTGTTGGTTTTGGTTGAGTTGCCCCACAAGACAGGAGCCAGCACTTTGGAGAACAGAACACAGTTGACTCCGAGCCACATCCAGACTTGGGAGTTTACTGAACTCTACCAAATCATTTTTAGATAGTAACTTATCTTGAATTATGCCAGCTGAAACAGAAAACtattattagttttaaaaagattatccatttaatcaattttgacgaaatttggtagagatatagcttgcatcctgaaaaagataattttttttgtcagaATAAGAACCCATATGGATGAAGTCATGAGCTTATTTggggtacaaagatagcttcaatcctggagatgggcataagatactttttatcccagaagtCAAAAAGTCCCCACAGGatatgatttaataaaaattaagtatgttcATGATTTATTTCATACACACAACAGACAGAAACGTTTAAGTGTGGAAACCAGTCCAGAGTGTAGAAAGAAGATATATTTCATTTAAAAGCTAATTAGTATATACTGTACTAACCCATGACAATCAGCTGTGgtgtttttttaagaattttaaacatttttgcaGCATTTTCTGGCTGACCAAATATAATGTTTTGATGTGAAGTAAATAGTTGATTGACAGCATCATAACGAGTTCCTTTAGTTGCCATACTGACAATTTTCTTTCCATATGTTCTTAGATGCATGTCATTTTTCTTCAACGCTGCAAAGACTGGGGTTTTATCCTCCATACTTATGGAGTTTACGTGTAAAAATACAACCATTTTTGAGGTGTTGAACCAATCGAGACATTCATTGGCCAAGATTCTTTCAAAAGGATTGTCTATCTCCTTCTTTGCCATGGTATCTTTGACTTTCTCACATGTCATAATATCAGGCAACATTGACTTAGGTGGACCAAAATATGGTTTTGAGATATCAATTAAAATTTGCCTTCCAAAGTGAGGCTTGCGAGGCTTCTGGACATTTATTTTGCCACGAAATCGTCTGCTTAATAGTAACGGAGCAGTGGTCTGCAATAAAGCTGGAAAAAATattcagtaagtacctattaatacTTTCACATCCcgaataaaaacaataatattataaatctagAATTTATAAAGTTTTACCTCTATTTGCTAGAGCCATAGCAATTActtattagataggtataacaGTTGATAACGCCTTTGCAATACTTAATTTAGTGTAATtacatgaaaatttaaatataatttcttCCTTTTATTACccttaaattgaataaaaattaaaatctaaaaattttATCCATGgattaattacaaaatataaccttaattttaaatttgagTGTCACTGTCAAGTGTCATGTGTCAACGTCATAGGTGTCAACTATAGGCTGTGGGCCATGCTAAGGGCCATGCTACAACTACTAGCACGGGCTATACACGATCAATTTTTTCGTCAAGTTTGTAGCGGATTTGAAGCGGCGTCTAGTTCGGTCTTAACGGTGTATGGCTAACAGTTTACTGTACGTTGCAccgcttcaagtccgctgcGAACTTGATAGTAAACTTGGTCACTTATGGCCGGCGTTAAGAAACTACGAGGTCCCATGGAGATATAATTGAGGTCCAGTTTCAAGTCATTGTCAACTGTAGTTTTTTGACTTAATGGGCATGAAAGGGCCATGAGCTTATGGCATAGTTTacgacagttaggaaacttgtaacaaaacttcTTCTTCTCTCAAGGCTTCGACGTCCCTAGCAAGCGTCAAAAATgctaataaatttaatataggAAATTCTAATGTAGCCCCATTtttatgatttcacgtcaccatagtcATATTTGATTATCGTCGATttagtggtagattattttgacaattcaaaagcacttgtaaaaagtttatttgaataaaaatctattctattctattttattcaggatcaaatcgagagttccTTCACTTTAGTTCCCTCTACCAAGAATCATAGAAGGCTGGCTTGTGGCCAAAGagtatttaagtaattactaCGTTTTGTCTAGCTAAGTAACTAATAGAGTAATAACTAATTTGTTCCGTGCGGCGTGCCTAACTAACGCTGGCCCTAGAGTAAATAATATGTTCCTTGCCATACAAAGtcaagtttaccgtcaagtttgTGGCGGACTTCAAGTGGCGTCTAGTAAATTGATTGCCATACGACGTCAAGTGCGCATGACATCGTGCACACTGATAGCCCTCACACTGATACATCGTCAAGTTTACTGCACACCGCTTCAAGTTGGCTACAAACTTATTCGGTAAACTTGATTGTGTATAACCGGCTTTACATTTTTTTGTTCCATGTTCCATGCAATTTGCGGCTTGACTCTAGAgttttttttctgaaattgACAGATCACAGAGTATTGGCTATGGATGAAGAATGAGACAATGTcaatattatgtcaatgagattttaagaaaaacaaaaacatgtGTTTTCAACTTTCTTAAAACTTTATAACCTTTTAGTAAAGTTTATTAAAAGTGCATAATAATACCAGCCCCCTGTTACCAACGCTCATTGTTTAGTGATTGCAAGTGCTGAGTCTGAACTGAAAGCCGATAAGTATtgaatacctaattataatagcTACAAAAAGAGGCAGTTAACAACGTAAGAAAAATGATAGAACGCCAGGAGAACACACCACCATCATCCATTAATGGTGACGAAATAGTGGGCATGGACGACGACGGTATAATATTCGAGGAAATGGAGGAGGTGGATTTTACGGATGAAATATTTGAAGAAGTCGACGATCAAGAGGAAGAAGACGAAGAAATGGAGAAGCCAGAGGATCTCGCCGCACTGGTGTTCGATAAGCACAATGGCTCAGTGTTCTGCTGCGATCTTCACCCTAATGGAAAACTTGCAGCGACAGGCGGCGAAGACGACAAAGCTTATGTGTGGTCAACTGAACACGGGCAGACCATAATGAACTGCACTGGCCATAAAGACTCCGTATTTTTCGTTGGTTTTAGTTATGATGGCGCATGTTTAGCAACTGTTGATATGTCAGGGGTCATTAAAGTTTGGAAATGCAGATTGGATGACGACCATCAAGTACCTTGGCCAATTGCGTTTGAGTATGAGGCTGATGACCTCAGCTGGGCTCTCTGGCACTTTGGCTCTAGAGTTCTGATATGTGGTGCAATGACTGGAGACATATACATCTTTAAAATACCTTCCGGTGAGGCTAAAGTATTGAAGGGGCACACTATAAGGACTGAATGTGGAAAGGTACATAAATTTATAAGTATCGATTAATACAGCTATACTAAggtatttagtcgacgtaagcccaaCTAGTTTCTTAActaaatattcattaaaaagATACAGTAGAGACTACAAAAATGTCAATGAAAGCTGATATCTgcaaataatattgttaatagatacttcactttaggtgactttcaaaattaattaatctttaaCTATTCagtcattataattttaaatatgtgTTCAACTTAGGTTAGATTTCCCTATTTTATTTCTCAGATTTTCCATGATGGAGTGCGGCTTGCATCAGGTTATAAGGATGGATCATTAAAAATCTGGGATCTTAAAAGTGGAACAGTTCTACAGCACATACCCCCTGGGACACATGATATTTGGATTAATGCTATTGATGTACATCCAGAAAACAGTCTCTTAGCATCCATATCAACAGATGGTAATAATCACATATTATAACTGGGAACATACCACAATTAATATAATGGTTTTGAATTACTGATATTTTGACCCAGTAGCCACATAACCACAACTCATGCAACTGGATCAAAATATTGATAATTCAAAAGCATCATTTTACTACACTATGAATAAGCGACTAGAGCCCTGTGCTCTAGAATGTTAGAAAAATCTTTATTGAATTAAGAATCTTGTTTACATTGGCCTATCACGCTTGTCCAATGCACACAGAAACTTAGTAAAACATTGTGTGGAGCCATCGACCAATTatgttttttgaaataataaatcaaaCACTTGAGTTCCTCATTAGAAATGTATTGATTATATAGTTTTGACACAAAATACACATGATTAGATGTTAAACCGTTTGTAAcaattgtaaattttttaattacaggTAAAATTGCTCTAATAACACCAAGTAATGGTAAAGTAGTGGAACAGATGGACACAGAGATTGACTTGGAAACTATAGCCTTTTCCCCAGACCCACAGCTAGGATATTTTgctgtaggtaagtaataaattaaaactttacaatgtgctacaattattatttatattagaaaTAATACACACTATTTCTTTTGCGCTCTGCAGTGTAACCATGCTTCATACATCCCTTAGTTTGCCTTTTTAACCCttgacctaaaaagaggggtgttataagtttgaagtgtgtatctgtgtatctgtctgtggcatcgtagctcctaaacgaaccgattttaatttagttttt from Maniola jurtina chromosome 1, ilManJurt1.1, whole genome shotgun sequence carries:
- the LOC123869492 gene encoding iroquois-class homeodomain protein IRX-2, translated to MTLIQRPSEAKVDKMDDSKMDNGKSVRPVRNRRYTRRCLVAGQRPQKRLFTPEIKRYLKDWLVRRRENPYPNREEKKHLSRETGLTYIQICNWFANWRRKLKNVNADRNQLTWGHLIRTYNDRAQGNVEQFSICSDDSIWSEPELTSPETEPLDPDERFEQSPDSAIIYKQDDTDGSSTSQDKYENFNNNSNEIEPCEKANCNSNTITSPVLLSKWLESAARFQPSEANYSWWAEGRRRKQETKIQRTGLNAIRHDRDEVEAAVALTTLATATSRLTAP
- the LOC123869493 gene encoding 39S ribosomal protein L10, mitochondrial, with translation MALANRALLQTTAPLLLSRRFRGKINVQKPRKPHFGRQILIDISKPYFGPPKSMLPDIMTCEKVKDTMAKKEIDNPFERILANECLDWFNTSKMVVFLHVNSISMEDKTPVFAALKKNDMHLRTYGKKIVSMATKGTRYDAVNQLFTSHQNIIFGQPENAAKMFKILKKTPQLIVMAGIIQDKLLSKNDLVEFSKLPSLDVARSQLCSVLQSAGSCLVGQLNQNQQMLVSHLDKHIEIQSSPTPEDNKTDIKVES
- the LOC123869484 gene encoding angio-associated migratory cell protein yields the protein MIERQENTPPSSINGDEIVGMDDDGIIFEEMEEVDFTDEIFEEVDDQEEEDEEMEKPEDLAALVFDKHNGSVFCCDLHPNGKLAATGGEDDKAYVWSTEHGQTIMNCTGHKDSVFFVGFSYDGACLATVDMSGVIKVWKCRLDDDHQVPWPIAFEYEADDLSWALWHFGSRVLICGAMTGDIYIFKIPSGEAKVLKGHTIRTECGKIFHDGVRLASGYKDGSLKIWDLKSGTVLQHIPPGTHDIWINAIDVHPENSLLASISTDGKIALITPSNGKVVEQMDTEIDLETIAFSPDPQLGYFAVGALNGSTTIWDTGKKMIRHHCAKADDESSSGVTKIIWIKDQIVAGCLDGSLRVYDAKSGERKFVLTGHCSQVLDLCYNAKENIILSTSNDGTARIFKYTEKSEND